The proteins below come from a single Papaver somniferum cultivar HN1 chromosome 11, ASM357369v1, whole genome shotgun sequence genomic window:
- the LOC113323025 gene encoding uncharacterized protein LOC113323025 produces the protein MESCTRLRTLNFLSPLHHFRSGVSLIRPFLFPELKNRPSPSISSSAAPHNLHCISKKGEVNSLPRGAGEAFTEVTLYRLLQVVLVSPQIPGNTGCIARTCAASAVGLHLVEPLGYEIDDAKLKRAGLDYWPYVVVKIHTSWAEFRNYYRQQEGAKRLLAFTKRGSWTHSDFAYRRGDWLVFGSETSGLPPEALFDCQNEILGGGTIRIPMIDTYVRCLNSSVSAGIAVYEASRQLNYEQLEIPAETCIDDTKESFITEDIFA, from the exons ATGGAGTCATGTACCCGTTTGAGAACCCTAAATTTCTTATCTCCTCTCCACCATTTTCGTTCCGGGGTTTCTCTCATTCGCCCATTTTTATTCCCAGAACTTAAAAACAGACCTTCCCCCTCAATTTCTTCTTCGGCTGCTCCTCATAACTTACACTGCATCT CTAAAAAGGGTGAAGTAAATTCATTGCCCCGTGGAGCTGGTGAAGCGTTTACTGAAGTCACCCTATACAGACTTCTTCAAGTAGTTTTAGTTTCTCCACAG ATTCCTGGAAACACAGGATGCATAGCCAGAACATGTGCAGCATCTGCTGTTGGATTGCATCTAGTTGAG CCACTAGGCTATGAGATCGATGATGCAAAACTAAAGCGCGCAGGATTGGATTACTGGCC ATATGTGGTTGTTAAGATTCATACCTCGTGGGCAGAATTCAGAAATTATTACAGGCAACAG GAGGGTGCAAAGCGGTTGCTGGCATTTACGAAGAGAGGATCATGGACTCATTCT GATTTCGCATATAGACGAGGTGATTGGCTTGTATTTGGATCAGAAACATCTGGGCTGCCACCGGAAGCTTTGTTTGATTGCCAGAATGAAATTTTAGGTGGCGGAACAATCAGAATACCTATGATTGATACTTACGTAAGATGTTTGAACTCTTCTGTAAGCGCCGGCATTGCTGTATATGAAGCTTCTCGACAACTAAACTATGAGCAGCTTGAAATCCCAGCTGAGACATGTATTGATGATACCAAAGAATCATTTATCACAGAAGATATTTTTGCCTGA